Part of the Pseudomonas sp. ADAK13 genome is shown below.
CACGGCGGCCAGCAGGATCAGCGCCGACTCAGGCGGCAGCCCGAGGGCGAACGCGATGGGGATCAACAACGCCACGCCGTTGATCGGGCCCAGGCCCGGCAACAGGCCGACCACGGTGCCGATCAAGGTGCCGCACAGCGCGGTGATCAGGTTGTAAGGGGTCAGTGCAACGCCGAAGCCCTGGCCCAAATAGCTGAACGTATCCATATCAGTTCTCCAGAACTTCAAGCAGGCCGAGCGGCAGCGGTACATCCATGGCCTTATCGAACAGCAGATAAAGACCGATGCTCATCAAGGTCACGATCACCACGCTGGGCAACCAGCGGCCGCCATACAGGCGCGCCATGGGAATGCCGATCAGCATGCTGCTGAGGATGAAACCCAGGGGTTCGAACGTGCCGGCGAAAATCACCAATAGCGTGACGCAGACCGCGATCTTGACCAGGGTTTCGCGGTCCAGCGCC
Proteins encoded:
- a CDS encoding tripartite tricarboxylate transporter TctB family protein yields the protein MLLQRIFASFMLLVCAGLALMAWPYQASFSYEPVGPRAYPLLMLGLMSLGLIYMLFRPQPTKHTEEEPALDRETLVKIAVCVTLLVIFAGTFEPLGFILSSMLIGIPMARLYGGRWLPSVVIVTLMSIGLYLLFDKAMDVPLPLGLLEVLEN